The genome window GAGGATTTTTGAAAAGCCTGTATTGATGAGCTACAGGAGGAAATACCATAAAAAGCGTTAAAGAAATCAAAAAAGTGAGGAAAAGATGATAGTAGATAAAAGAGTATCAGGTAAGACACGGATTATGGGCGTATTAGGTAATCCGGTTGAGCATTCCATATCACCTCAGCTTCATAACACGCTCAGTACAAGACTGGGAATTGATACGGTATATGTTCCTTTCAGAGTGGAAAAAGCTGACCTTGATAATGCAGTAAAAGGCTTAAAAGCATTAAATGTTTTGGGCTTTAATGTTACTATCCCATATAAAAAGGATATTATGAAATTCATAGATGATAACACGAAGGAGGCCCTGTTAATGGGAGCTGTAAATACCGTGAAAAACATTGATGGAAGGCTATATGGGTATAATACGGATGCAGAGGGTTTTTCAAGGTCTTTTAAAGAGGAGTCGGGAGCCACTTTCAAAGGTAAAAATATCCTTATCATAGGTGCAGGTGGTGTTTCAAGGGCTATTGCAGTGAAGACTGCCATTGAGGGTGCAAAACATATCTCTTTAGTGAACAGGACAATTTCCAAAGCATTGGATATTGCCGGAATAATAGAGAATAATTATGAAACAGGTATCAGGTGTTTAGACTCTGAAGACAAAAAATACAAAGATGCATTTAGTGAAGCCGATATAGTTATTAATACCACGTCTGTAGGGATGTATCCGGAAATAGAAGGATGTCCTGTTGATAAGAAAATAAACTTTATGAGTCATCAGATCATATATGATGTCATATATAACCCGGCTAAAAGCAAATTATTAAAAAAAGCTGAAAAGTCAGGCTGTAAGGCTATGAACGGTCTGGGAATGTTGTTTTATCAAGGGATTTATGCCTATGAAATATGGACAGGCATAAAACTCTCAGAGGATATTATTAAGGAAATATACAAATCTTTTGTAAATATTTTAAAAAATTAAAGGTTTTATAGCTAAATTGACGAATAATATAATAAGAAAAATTATTTTAGAGTTGAAAATATGACGATATTATCTTTCGTAGTTTTATATTTTTTTGTTTTTTTAATGGGAACCATTTTCGGATCTTTTCTGAATGTATGCATCTACCGTATGCCTCGTGAGGAATCGATAATAATGCCGCCTTCTCACTGTACAGGCTGCGGGTCAAGGCTGAAAGCTCCGGATCTTGTTCCAGTATTCAGTTTTGTATTCTTGAAGGGTAAATGCAGGCATTGCGGAGTCCGGATTTCACCCCGGTATCCCCTGATAGAACTTCTTACTGCAACTGTATTTATGATATTATTCTATAAATACTTTATTTCAGTAGAATTTATTGCGGCAGCTTATCTGATGGCAATCCTGATTGCTGTGTTTTTTATTGATCTTGATCATAAAATAATACCTGACCAGCTTGTTGTTGCCGGACTTGCAGGTGCTTTACCACTTACAGTCTACAATTTTTTCAAACCGGTTCAGATATTTGGGGAGACCTATTGGCTAAATCGATTACTGGGGCTTCTGCCTGGGACAGGAACACTTTTTCTTATAGCAGTTATCGGTTTAATAATTTATAAGACTGATGATGCCATGGGTATGGGAGATGTCAAACTTTTTGCGCCAATCGGTATTTTTCTTGGATGGAAGCTTTGTCTGCTTACTCTCATGTTGTCCGTAGTATTAGCCGGGGTAACCAGTATCATACTTATTCTTACAAAGATAAAAAGCAGGAAGGATACAATCCCTTTCGGACCTTTCATAGTTATCGGAACCTTTATAGCCATAGTGTGGGGAACAGATATTATAAACTGGTATATGAATTCAATCAGTAATTAATAATTAATTGTGGGAGGATAAAGCTATGCCGCAGATCAAAAATTATATGGAAGAAATCGTATTTAACCTAATGAGGGAAGTGCTTACAGACATCAATATGTGTACTTGTGAGAAGTGCATACTTGATATTGCTGCTATTGCATTGAATGATTTACCGCCCAAGTACATAGTAAGTGAAAAAGGTGAATTGTATTCCAAGATTGATTCTCTCAGGCAGCAATTTGAAGTGGATGTTATTTCGGCAATAACTAAAGCAGCTGTAATGGTAAAAAGGAAACCAAGACATGAATAGGGTAGTGCAAGCTTATGAATGATGAATCGGGACAACGGACTAAATCAGGAGGGAACTTCTTTTGAAGTTAACCTCCTTTTATTTTTGCTTATTTATGTATATAATAATAAAAAAGTAACAGGCAGGAAATACATATGATAAGGTTTGGACCGTCAGGCAATTCGGAAAGTTTTTATGAACAGGGAAATAAATCATCCGTGCAAATGCCCGCATGGTTGAAGGAAATGGGACTAAGTGCATATGAATACCAGTGCAGCAGAGGGTTCAATATTAAAGAATCAACTGCAAGGATGATAGGAAAACAAGCTGAAATCTACGATATTTTTGTCAGCATACATGCACCATATTACATAAATATGGCCAGCTCCGAGGAGGATAAAAGGGAAAATTCTATATTCTATATACTAGAGACAATGAAAGTTGCCAGATGGATGGGTGCAAAGAGAATAGTTGTCCATACGGGAGCCTGCAGTAAAGTTTGCAGGGATTTAGCTCTCGGAACTGCTATGGAAGTCCTGAAAAAAGCAATACAAAAAGTGGATGAAATGGGGTATTCGGATATAGCTATTTGTCCAGAAGTATTGGGGAAAATAAATCAACTCGGATCTCTTGATGAGATTCTGGAAATGTGTAAAATAGACGAGAGGCTTATCCCCACAATTGACTTCGGACATCTTCATGCCAGAGGAATGGGATGCCTCAACACAGTAGGTGATTTTGAAAAAGTAATTGATAAGATAGAAGGAGCTTTAGGATACGACAGACTGAAAAAAATTCACAGTCATTTCAGTAGAATAGAGTTTACTGACGGTGGAGAAAAAAAGCACTGGACTATTTCTGACGTGCAGTACGGTCCTGACTTTGAGCCATTGGCAGAAGTTCTATACAGAAAGAATATGGAGCCGGTAATTATTTGTGAGTCAAGGAGTAATATGGCAGAAGATGCCCTAAAATTAAAAAAGATATATGAAAAGATTGAAAAGGGGGATAAATGAATATGAAGAGGATTTTAATTATAAACGGTCCGAATTTGAATTTGTTAGGTACGAGAGAAAAAGGTGTATATGGTGTAGAAACTTTGGAGGAAATAGCCAGGAGAGTGATGGCAGAAGCAATAAAACTGAATGTTGAAGTGGATTTTGTGCAATCAAACCACGAGGGTGAAATTATAGATAAAATCCATGATGCAAGAGAAAAATATGATGTCCTGATAATTAACCCGGGAGCATATACTCACTACAGCATAGCTATAAGGGATGCTGTAAAAGCTGTAGAAATTCCTACTATTGAAGTGCACCTGTCTAACATACACTCCAGGGAGGAGTTCCGAAGCAAATCTGTTATTGCTCCTGTATGTAAAGGCCAGATAAGTGGCTTTGGGGGGAACAGCTATCTGGTTGCACTGAATGCAGCCGTATTATTATAAATAATGATTTTCACAGTCAGTGGTAATAGGAGTGACGATATGGACTCAATAATCTTAGAAAGAATAATCAGACTGCGCGAAGAGTTAATGAAAAAGGATATAGAAGCTGCACTTGTATGTAAAAAGGAAAACTGTACATATATGTCCGGTTTTAACGGCGGGGAAGCCTACCTGATAATTACCCAGGATGAAGCTGTTCTGGTAACTGACTCCAGATATACAGAACAGGCTGCCACGCAGGCGATACTCTACAAAATTATCCAATTTGAGGGCAGTTTGCTCGTTACGCTGGATGATGTTCTCAAATCCCGCGGTGTAAGCAGATTGGGTTTTGAGGAAAACTACGTAACATTTGACGATTATTCTTCGTACAAAGCAGAACTTGGTATAAGTGAGTTAATACCACTAGGTGGTATTATTGAAAACTTAAGGATAGTAAAAGACCGGGGCGAAATTGATATTATCAGAAAAGCTGTTGAAATAGCAGATAATTCTTTTTCAGACATACTTAATTTTATAAAGCCGGGAGTAAAAGAGCTTGAACTGGCAGCAGAACTGGAATACAGTATGAAAAGACAGGGTGCTAAGGGATCGTCTTTTGAAATTATTGTAGCATCCGGTGAACGCTCGTCCATGCCCCACGGTACTGCAGATGAGAGGGTGCTCAGGTTGGGCGATGCCATAACTATAGATTTTGGAGCAATATATAAAGATTATTGCTCAGATATGACAAGAACTGTTTTTTTAGGTCAGCCGGAAGATGAACTGAAAAAAGTATACAGTATAGTTTTGGAAGCACAGGTCAGGGCTATGGAAAGTGCAAAGAGAGGTTTGACTGGAAAGGAAATAGATGCAGTTGCCAGAAGTATAATAAAGGAAGCCGGTTATGAGAAAAATTTCGGACACGGGCTGGGACATGGTGTAGGACTTGAAATTCACGAAGAACCGAGATTGTCTCCCAAAGGGAATAAAAAAATGGAGGACGGAATGGTTGTTACTGTAGAGCCTGGTATATATATTCCAGGTCTTGGCGGTGTAAGGATAGAGGATATAATTGTGATAGACGGTGAAAAACCTGTTGTATTGACCAGTTCTACAAAGGAAATGATAATTATATAAATTTCATTAATTATTTGATTATCAGGGGAAAAATATATAATAAAAGAAAATTTTTCTTGAAATAAGTAAAATTTTATTTTAATATAATCTAGGAGATAATATTCAAATATTCCAGTCAACAGCTTTAGTTAGGAAATATTACGTTGAAGCTGTTAAGAATAGGTAATTGGCAATTGTATATATAGAGTGTTATGGGTGATTAGTGACTGGCAAACCTGTAAGAGGGAAGTATATATTTTTTTGATTGTCAATTGTCAGGTGTCAATTGCCAATTAATTTAGTGGAGGGAGATAATTAATGATAGTAGCTGGAGATTTTAGAAACGGTGTTACCTTTGAGTTGGACGGGCAGATATTCCAGATAGTTGAATTCCAGCATGTTAAGCCTGGAAAGGGAGCTGCATTTGTTAGAACAAGATTAAAGAATATAATTACCGGCGCAACAGTTGAAAGAACTTTTAATCCTACTGACAAAATGCCGAAGGCTCATATTGAAAGAAAAGACATGCAATACCTTTATAATGACGGGGATTTGTATTATTTCATGGATGTTGAGACATACGAGCAGTTACCGATAAACGCCAGTCAAATAGGTGATACACTTAAGTTCGTTAAGGAAAATATGGTATGTAAGATACTATCTCATAAAGGAAATGTTTTCGGTATAGAGCCTCCAACTTTCGTTGAGCTGGAAATAACCGAAACGGAACCAGGCTTTAAAGGCGATACGGCAACAGGTGCTACAAAACCTGCAACCTTAGAAACAGGTGCGGTTGTAAAAGTTCCATTATTTGTAAATCAGGGCGATGTTGTCAGAATAGATACGAGAACCGGAGAATATATGGAAAGAGTTTAATGACTAGAATAGTCACGGGTTGGAGAAACTAGCATATGTTAGCTTTTCCAGCTCAATTTATTTTATGAAATGGAGGTTGCGATATGAGTTATATGAAAGAGCGGGTTGCATATCTGAGAGGGCTTGCTGAAGGAATGCAGATAAGTGATGCAACAAATGAAGGAAAGCTGCTGAAGGCGATTATAGAAGTACTTGATGATATTGCATTGGCAGTTGATGATATCGAAGAAGTTCAGGAACAACTGAGCGAACAGGTTGACAGCATGGATGAGGATTTGGCTGAAGTAGAAAGAGTTATTTTCGATGAAGAAGATGAAGAAGATGAAGAAGATGATTATTTTTATGAAAGTGAAATAGAATGTCCCTACTGTAATGAAAAAATTGATATTGACGAAGATATAATAGATGATGAAACCAGTACGATAAAGTGTCCGAACTGCCATAAGGAAATTGAGATAGACTGGGAGTGTGGCTGTGAGGATTGCTGTGATCATGACGAAGGTAAGTCTTCAAGATAATATTAAGAATAAAATGCCCCAAAGTTAAACTTTGGGGCATTTTCGTATTTAAAGCCATTTACTTAAACTCTTTTGCCAAGGCCTCAAAAGCCGGTAGTGAGTTTTTTATCTGATCCAGGCTTACGCAGTAAGCCAGTCTGAAGTAACCCGGGCGACCAAAATTGCTGCCTGGTACAATCAGTATATTATGCTTGAGAGCGCGGTTTTTAAATTCAATATCATCAGGTATTAAAGCTTTGGGAAACAGATAAAACGCTCCCTCAGGTTTAACACATTCAAATCCTATACTGGTCAAGTGATTATAGAGTACATCGCGTCTTTCCTGATATACGGCTATATCTATCGATTCACCGACAGTTTCGCCGACTACTTTTTGAAATAGAGCCGGAGCGTTTACGTATCCAAGAGTGCGGTTACAAAATATGAGTCCTCCTATAAGTTCTTTGATATCTTCTGCGGCAGGATTCACTGCAATATATCCGATTCTCTCTCCGGGTAAAGCCAAGGACTTGCTGTATGAATTCACTATAATAGAATTTTTGAATATTTTCAGCACACTGGGTATCTTAATTCCATCATACACAAGCTTGGTATAGGGTTCATCAGATAACACGTATATTGTAGTACCATATTCCTTCTCTTTTTCAGCGAGTACCTGTGACAACTGTTTTAATATTTTTTCGCTATAAACTACTCCTGTAGGGTTGTTTGGAGTATTAATGATTATTGCTTTAGTGTTTGGTGTAATACTTTGACTTAACTTTTCGGGGTTAGGTTCAAAATTACTTTCATCAGTCTGGCATACTACGGTTTTACCACCATGATTATCTATGTAAAAACCATATTCTACAAAGTATGGTGCAAACACAATTACTTCTTCATCTGGATTGAGGAGGGTTTTTAAAACGACGTTCAAGCCTCCAGCAGCTCCGCATGTCATGATAATATTTTCGAAAGGTAGAGTTACATCAGTTTCTTTTGTTATCTGCTCAGCCAGTTTTTCTCTTACATCATTATAGCCGGCATTAGGCATATATTTATGTATGCCTTGTATGTCAAGAAGTCTTTTCATGGTATCCTTTACAGACTGGGGAGGTTCAGGATCCGGATTGCCAAGTGAGAAATCAAATACTTTATCGGCTCCATATATTTTACGGAGTTTTTCTCCTTCTTCAAACATTGCTCTGATCATTGATCCGTTCTTCACATTAGTGCTTATTTTTTGAGAAATCATTTAAAAAACCTCCTGATATATTAATTATATATTTAATATGATACAATAATAAATATATTAGTATCAAAAGCAGCAACTTTGCTTTCCAGAATTATCTTATTTCAATGTTACATTAAAAGATTTGTGTGGTCAACATGAAATGATTCAAATTATTTGGAATGATACAGAGATTATCAATTAACAGGCGCAACAGTTTAGTTTAGTTGTTGGTTATGAAAATTAGTGGTCTAAGACAATGGTGTCGAAAAGTGTCGAATAATAGCGAATTGTTGCATTTCTCCAGATTATTATGTATAATAAAGTTGTAATACCTATATAAGCAGTTCATATTATTATTCCATGTTTAAACTTCTTTTCAATTCGAGTAAGTACCATTTTTAAATGAAAATAATGGATAAAGTTGTTATTTACTTGTTTGCTGTATGCAAACACTTTGGTAATTAATGCTTTGATTTATTTATTCTTTTTTCCCAGCTTGTGAAAATTATCTATGGAAGGGTGACGTAAATTGAAAAATGTATTAGTAGTTGATGATGCTGCGTTTATGAGGGGTTCTCTAAGAATCATGCTGGAAAGAAATGGGTATAATGTAGTGGGTGAGGCTGAAAACGGCATGGTAGCTGTAAAAAAGTAT of Clostridia bacterium contains these proteins:
- a CDS encoding shikimate dehydrogenase; translated protein: MIVDKRVSGKTRIMGVLGNPVEHSISPQLHNTLSTRLGIDTVYVPFRVEKADLDNAVKGLKALNVLGFNVTIPYKKDIMKFIDDNTKEALLMGAVNTVKNIDGRLYGYNTDAEGFSRSFKEESGATFKGKNILIIGAGGVSRAIAVKTAIEGAKHISLVNRTISKALDIAGIIENNYETGIRCLDSEDKKYKDAFSEADIVINTTSVGMYPEIEGCPVDKKINFMSHQIIYDVIYNPAKSKLLKKAEKSGCKAMNGLGMLFYQGIYAYEIWTGIKLSEDIIKEIYKSFVNILKN
- a CDS encoding prepilin peptidase, with amino-acid sequence MTILSFVVLYFFVFLMGTIFGSFLNVCIYRMPREESIIMPPSHCTGCGSRLKAPDLVPVFSFVFLKGKCRHCGVRISPRYPLIELLTATVFMILFYKYFISVEFIAAAYLMAILIAVFFIDLDHKIIPDQLVVAGLAGALPLTVYNFFKPVQIFGETYWLNRLLGLLPGTGTLFLIAVIGLIIYKTDDAMGMGDVKLFAPIGIFLGWKLCLLTLMLSVVLAGVTSIILILTKIKSRKDTIPFGPFIVIGTFIAIVWGTDIINWYMNSISN
- a CDS encoding late competence development ComFB family protein — translated: MPQIKNYMEEIVFNLMREVLTDINMCTCEKCILDIAAIALNDLPPKYIVSEKGELYSKIDSLRQQFEVDVISAITKAAVMVKRKPRHE
- a CDS encoding TIM barrel protein; protein product: MIRFGPSGNSESFYEQGNKSSVQMPAWLKEMGLSAYEYQCSRGFNIKESTARMIGKQAEIYDIFVSIHAPYYINMASSEEDKRENSIFYILETMKVARWMGAKRIVVHTGACSKVCRDLALGTAMEVLKKAIQKVDEMGYSDIAICPEVLGKINQLGSLDEILEMCKIDERLIPTIDFGHLHARGMGCLNTVGDFEKVIDKIEGALGYDRLKKIHSHFSRIEFTDGGEKKHWTISDVQYGPDFEPLAEVLYRKNMEPVIICESRSNMAEDALKLKKIYEKIEKGDK
- the aroQ gene encoding type II 3-dehydroquinate dehydratase, giving the protein MKRILIINGPNLNLLGTREKGVYGVETLEEIARRVMAEAIKLNVEVDFVQSNHEGEIIDKIHDAREKYDVLIINPGAYTHYSIAIRDAVKAVEIPTIEVHLSNIHSREEFRSKSVIAPVCKGQISGFGGNSYLVALNAAVLL
- a CDS encoding aminopeptidase P family protein is translated as MDSIILERIIRLREELMKKDIEAALVCKKENCTYMSGFNGGEAYLIITQDEAVLVTDSRYTEQAATQAILYKIIQFEGSLLVTLDDVLKSRGVSRLGFEENYVTFDDYSSYKAELGISELIPLGGIIENLRIVKDRGEIDIIRKAVEIADNSFSDILNFIKPGVKELELAAELEYSMKRQGAKGSSFEIIVASGERSSMPHGTADERVLRLGDAITIDFGAIYKDYCSDMTRTVFLGQPEDELKKVYSIVLEAQVRAMESAKRGLTGKEIDAVARSIIKEAGYEKNFGHGLGHGVGLEIHEEPRLSPKGNKKMEDGMVVTVEPGIYIPGLGGVRIEDIIVIDGEKPVVLTSSTKEMIII
- the efp gene encoding elongation factor P — translated: MIVAGDFRNGVTFELDGQIFQIVEFQHVKPGKGAAFVRTRLKNIITGATVERTFNPTDKMPKAHIERKDMQYLYNDGDLYYFMDVETYEQLPINASQIGDTLKFVKENMVCKILSHKGNVFGIEPPTFVELEITETEPGFKGDTATGATKPATLETGAVVKVPLFVNQGDVVRIDTRTGEYMERV
- a CDS encoding pyridoxal phosphate-dependent aminotransferase — protein: MISQKISTNVKNGSMIRAMFEEGEKLRKIYGADKVFDFSLGNPDPEPPQSVKDTMKRLLDIQGIHKYMPNAGYNDVREKLAEQITKETDVTLPFENIIMTCGAAGGLNVVLKTLLNPDEEVIVFAPYFVEYGFYIDNHGGKTVVCQTDESNFEPNPEKLSQSITPNTKAIIINTPNNPTGVVYSEKILKQLSQVLAEKEKEYGTTIYVLSDEPYTKLVYDGIKIPSVLKIFKNSIIVNSYSKSLALPGERIGYIAVNPAAEDIKELIGGLIFCNRTLGYVNAPALFQKVVGETVGESIDIAVYQERRDVLYNHLTSIGFECVKPEGAFYLFPKALIPDDIEFKNRALKHNILIVPGSNFGRPGYFRLAYCVSLDQIKNSLPAFEALAKEFK